One window of Pseudacidobacterium ailaaui genomic DNA carries:
- a CDS encoding polysaccharide biosynthesis/export family protein — MILTCIVWMVSQAFMSYGQTGEPPAVVPPQNTEQNQSPNILIGAGDLLSVVVFDTPELSTSARVTQDGEVNLPVLGRLHLAGMTTIDAARKIELELRTRRLLLEPHVTVLISEYATQGATVMGEVRTPGVYPTLGTRRLLDMISVAGGLQPTAGKTISIIHRDDPQHPENIALQSQPGKLSAQQNPVILPGDTIIVAKAGVVYVIGDVLKPGGFLIDNNNPISLMQSLSLAGGWDKTAALSKVKLIRKTAEGREEVDLDLKHVTNGSQADMKVADGDIIFVPSSVGKTMTYRGVEAAISTVSGVLIYAHP; from the coding sequence TTGATCCTGACGTGTATTGTGTGGATGGTCTCTCAGGCCTTTATGTCTTATGGGCAGACCGGAGAGCCGCCGGCCGTGGTCCCGCCACAGAACACCGAGCAAAACCAGTCCCCAAACATCCTTATCGGAGCAGGCGACCTGCTAAGCGTTGTCGTGTTTGATACTCCGGAATTAAGCACCTCAGCCCGCGTGACGCAGGATGGAGAGGTCAATCTTCCTGTGCTTGGACGTCTTCATCTCGCGGGCATGACGACGATTGACGCTGCCAGGAAGATTGAACTGGAATTGCGCACTCGCCGGCTTCTTCTGGAGCCTCATGTCACTGTATTGATTTCTGAATATGCTACCCAGGGTGCGACAGTGATGGGTGAGGTCCGGACCCCCGGAGTTTATCCGACTCTGGGAACACGGCGTCTTTTGGATATGATCTCCGTGGCCGGAGGACTTCAGCCTACTGCAGGAAAGACTATATCCATTATTCATCGGGATGATCCACAGCATCCGGAGAACATAGCGCTTCAGTCCCAACCGGGAAAGCTGTCGGCCCAGCAGAATCCTGTGATCCTTCCCGGAGACACGATCATCGTCGCCAAAGCTGGAGTCGTGTATGTCATCGGAGATGTGCTAAAGCCTGGAGGATTTCTGATTGACAACAATAATCCGATTTCGCTGATGCAGTCACTTTCACTGGCCGGAGGTTGGGACAAGACTGCCGCCTTAAGTAAAGTGAAGCTGATTCGTAAGACGGCTGAAGGAAGAGAAGAAGTGGACCTGGATTTGAAGCATGTAACCAATGGATCGCAGGCCGATATGAAAGTGGCCGATGGCGACATTATCTTTGTGCCATCGAGCGTGGGAAAGACCATGACTTACAGAGGAGTGGAAGCTGCGATTTCTACTGTAAGTGGTGTTTTGATCTATGCTCACCCCTGA
- a CDS encoding GumC family protein: MRGQLITPQKQELPFDLAGQTGFGPSILSPADLRKIVLKRKWILIVCILLGVIVGGCIAFLSVPQYQATASVDIDLTRSTNIGISNLIQQRLVGEDSASERLLTQIQIMRSDTVLLNVIHTLDLYHKRPFAEVFRKTPYNGTLTPKQRAALLQIMSGNLKILVLPGTNLVQVKFSNPDPVVATNVTNAIVDAYMERDLRARYEGTLRVSSWLSEQLNALKKQVQDAQQAVIQFQRKNDLVGTTTDGDSLVAQNLRTVNQQLAEAEADRIVKEARYKLAQTRNPELLASVAPGSPLQTLRQQQSELMVQYAQLKAKYGPEWPKLKEAEKQLATVQDNINAEINNLTNKFEEEYNAAVNTENLLHSRLEQIKQEAYRANSSEVEFEILKHGADSASDLYDALQIKLKEAGITAGLNSNAIDVIDRATQPAKPISPIKRLDLALGLFGGALVGILIALLVESLDDTLRTSEDVEAISGLPSLAVIPHFATSRKISTSGADAASAIDKGLVASELVSYLEPHSIGAEGFRTLRSSILLSSVDREPRLILLTSGLAAEGKSTCAANLAISFARRSARVLLVDTDLRKGTLHLKFKTSNRAGLSTLLARESGEEAYERPVPDLPNLTLLTRGPVAPNPGEMLGSRSMEDLLLQWRLEYDHIILDTSPILPVADTLSIAPHVDVAFIVVRAGITRKKALLRVRDQLLRVNTRLLGTVMNDVDLRLENYYTYSRHYDYGYKSYGAGYGAPDVQDAKK; the protein is encoded by the coding sequence ATGCGAGGCCAGTTGATTACACCGCAGAAACAGGAGCTACCTTTCGATCTCGCTGGCCAGACAGGCTTCGGGCCATCAATTCTTTCTCCGGCCGACCTGCGCAAAATTGTTTTAAAGCGCAAGTGGATCCTGATCGTTTGCATTCTTTTGGGAGTGATCGTAGGGGGATGCATCGCTTTCTTGTCTGTGCCGCAATATCAGGCAACAGCAAGTGTAGACATTGACCTGACCCGCTCAACGAACATCGGCATCAGCAATCTGATTCAACAGCGTCTGGTGGGTGAGGATTCTGCTTCTGAACGGCTCTTAACACAGATACAGATCATGCGCAGCGATACTGTATTGCTGAACGTGATCCATACGCTGGACCTTTATCATAAGAGGCCATTTGCGGAAGTGTTTCGTAAAACACCTTACAATGGCACTCTCACTCCGAAACAACGCGCAGCCCTGTTACAGATAATGTCCGGTAATCTGAAAATTTTGGTGCTGCCAGGCACAAATCTGGTCCAGGTCAAGTTTTCCAATCCGGACCCCGTAGTGGCCACCAATGTTACAAACGCCATTGTCGATGCTTACATGGAGCGTGATCTGCGGGCCCGCTACGAAGGTACACTCCGGGTTTCCAGTTGGCTTTCAGAACAATTGAATGCTTTAAAGAAGCAAGTGCAGGATGCGCAACAGGCCGTTATCCAGTTCCAGCGAAAAAATGATCTGGTTGGGACCACAACGGATGGAGACAGCCTGGTAGCGCAGAACTTGCGTACGGTGAACCAGCAATTGGCGGAGGCGGAAGCGGACCGCATTGTAAAAGAAGCCCGCTACAAACTGGCCCAGACCCGCAATCCCGAATTGCTTGCCTCCGTTGCACCCGGCTCCCCCCTGCAGACACTGCGCCAGCAACAAAGCGAGTTAATGGTGCAATATGCGCAGCTTAAGGCCAAATATGGCCCCGAGTGGCCTAAGCTGAAAGAAGCAGAAAAGCAGCTTGCCACTGTTCAGGACAATATCAATGCAGAAATCAACAACCTGACAAATAAATTTGAAGAAGAATACAATGCCGCAGTCAACACGGAAAACCTCTTACACTCTCGCCTGGAGCAGATCAAGCAGGAAGCATACCGGGCCAATTCTTCTGAAGTTGAATTTGAAATTCTGAAGCATGGGGCCGATTCAGCCTCCGACCTTTATGACGCACTCCAAATAAAGCTGAAAGAAGCCGGCATTACTGCTGGACTGAATTCAAACGCAATTGATGTGATTGACCGGGCAACCCAGCCGGCGAAACCGATCTCTCCTATAAAGCGGTTAGACCTGGCGCTCGGGCTTTTCGGCGGGGCCTTGGTAGGAATTCTGATTGCGTTGCTTGTGGAGTCGCTTGACGATACTTTGCGAACGTCAGAGGATGTTGAGGCCATTTCCGGATTACCTTCGCTTGCGGTCATTCCACATTTTGCGACTTCCAGGAAAATCTCTACCTCAGGAGCAGATGCAGCCTCAGCAATCGATAAGGGCCTCGTGGCCTCTGAGCTGGTCTCATACCTGGAGCCACACTCGATTGGCGCAGAAGGTTTCAGAACATTGCGGTCTTCCATTCTGCTGTCTTCGGTGGACCGAGAACCGCGGCTCATCTTATTAACAAGCGGCCTGGCGGCGGAAGGAAAGTCTACCTGCGCTGCGAACCTTGCGATCTCCTTTGCCAGACGCTCCGCGCGAGTGTTGCTTGTGGACACTGACTTACGGAAAGGAACCCTGCATTTAAAGTTCAAGACCTCGAATCGTGCCGGCTTGTCCACATTGCTGGCCCGCGAATCTGGGGAAGAAGCCTATGAGCGGCCTGTTCCTGACCTGCCAAACCTTACCCTGCTGACGCGCGGGCCAGTTGCTCCGAATCCTGGCGAGATGCTGGGATCGCGCAGTATGGAGGACCTGCTTCTGCAGTGGCGGCTCGAATATGATCACATCATTCTGGATACCTCACCCATACTTCCCGTGGCAGATACTCTGAGCATTGCTCCCCATGTAGATGTGGCATTCATTGTAGTGCGTGCAGGGATCACTCGAAAGAAGGCCCTGCTGAGAGTGCGCGATCAACTCTTGCGTGTGAACACAAGACTGCTGGGAACGGTCATGAATGATGTAGACCTTCGCCTGGAAAACTACTACACCTATTCCAGACACTATGATTACGGCTACAAAAGCTACGGAGCAGGCTATGGAGCGCCAGACGTTCAAGATGCGAAAAAATAA
- a CDS encoding UDP-glucose dehydrogenase family protein → MEEQLTIGIIGSGYVGLVAAVCFAELGHYVICVDSDESKVALLRQGKAPIHEEYLPQLLERHQNGLIEFTTALKEATERAQILFIAVGTPQDHAGTADLSYVDAVASEIARAITGYRLIVEKSTVPVYTSEWIRRIMVRNGVSRELFDVASNPEFLREGTAVADFLHPDRIVIGVDSERAAVLLRRVYAPLTTGSYYRKTSAIPGARTPDHVPPLFETSTKAAEIIKHASNAFLAMKISFINVVSNICEAVGADIEQVSQGIGSDRRIGNSFLKAGIGYGGSCFPKDVAAFRYVAEHLGVEFGLLHEVEKVNREQKKRFFRKVRSALWTFRGKKLGVLGLAFKGGTDDIRESPAIDLVRMFLEEGCMISAYDPAAMERASYVLPSSTHMMYAEDAYEAARDADALLVLTDWQEFIDLDFDRLSRIMRYPVVIDGRNLLDPSVMRRYGFTYLGVGRAAAPQEKEATFFYNLP, encoded by the coding sequence ATGGAAGAGCAACTCACGATAGGAATTATAGGCTCTGGTTATGTGGGTCTTGTCGCTGCGGTCTGCTTTGCGGAACTGGGTCATTATGTCATCTGTGTTGATAGCGACGAAAGCAAAGTCGCCCTTTTGCGACAAGGGAAAGCGCCGATTCACGAGGAGTATTTGCCCCAATTACTGGAGCGGCATCAGAATGGATTGATTGAGTTTACTACGGCCCTGAAAGAAGCGACTGAACGGGCGCAGATACTTTTTATTGCGGTTGGCACTCCGCAAGACCACGCAGGGACCGCCGATCTGTCTTATGTGGATGCGGTTGCCAGTGAGATTGCGCGTGCGATTACCGGCTATCGGCTCATCGTGGAAAAGAGTACTGTTCCGGTCTATACCAGTGAGTGGATTCGCCGAATCATGGTGCGCAATGGAGTATCACGTGAGCTTTTTGATGTCGCTTCGAACCCTGAGTTTTTGCGTGAGGGAACAGCAGTTGCCGATTTTCTCCATCCTGATCGCATCGTCATTGGTGTAGACAGCGAGCGAGCTGCAGTCCTTTTGCGTAGGGTGTATGCACCGCTTACCACTGGTAGTTACTATAGGAAAACCAGCGCAATCCCCGGGGCAAGAACTCCAGATCATGTCCCACCTTTATTTGAAACTTCGACAAAGGCAGCAGAAATTATTAAACATGCATCCAATGCCTTTTTAGCGATGAAAATTTCCTTCATCAATGTTGTTTCCAATATTTGTGAGGCTGTGGGAGCGGACATCGAACAAGTGAGTCAGGGCATCGGGTCCGACCGAAGGATTGGAAACAGCTTTCTTAAAGCAGGAATTGGTTACGGGGGTTCCTGTTTTCCCAAAGATGTGGCGGCCTTTCGATATGTAGCGGAGCATCTTGGAGTTGAGTTTGGCCTGCTGCATGAAGTTGAAAAAGTGAATCGCGAACAGAAAAAGCGCTTCTTCCGGAAGGTGCGTTCAGCGCTTTGGACCTTCCGAGGGAAAAAGCTGGGAGTGCTTGGCCTTGCCTTCAAGGGGGGAACGGATGATATCCGAGAATCTCCAGCGATTGATCTGGTGCGGATGTTCCTGGAGGAAGGCTGCATGATTTCGGCTTACGATCCGGCAGCGATGGAGAGAGCGAGCTACGTGCTTCCATCATCCACGCACATGATGTACGCCGAGGATGCCTACGAGGCCGCAAGAGATGCTGACGCGTTACTGGTCTTAACGGACTGGCAGGAATTTATAGATCTGGACTTTGACCGGCTATCTCGGATCATGCGTTATCCGGTCGTCATTGATGGAAGAAACTTGCTGGATCCATCTGTAATGCGTCGCTATGGATTTACTTATCTTGGAGTGGGAAGAGCTGCGGCGCCGCAGGAGAAAGAGGCAACGTTTTTCTATAATCTGCCATAA
- a CDS encoding NAD-dependent epimerase/dehydratase family protein gives MKLTNEKVVVCGAGGFIGGHLVNALLKNGVNVVRAVDIKPLDEWYQKSKDVENLVLDLREKDNCYQAAKGTQVVFQLAADMGGMGFIENNKALCMLSVLTNTHMLMAARDSGVERFFYSSSACVYNGEKQKTPDVAPLKEEDAYPALPEDGYGWEKLFSERMCRHFREDFGLQTRVARYHNVYGPFGTYDGGREKAPAAICRKVIQAKMSGKHEIEIWGDGTQTRSFMYVDDCTKGTQAILESDDILEPINLGSSELVTINQLVDIVEEIAGVKLQRKYKLDAPKGVNGRNSDNTKILKYLGWEPSIRLRDGMQKTYEWIESQMLATVGR, from the coding sequence ATGAAACTGACGAATGAAAAGGTAGTGGTTTGTGGGGCGGGTGGATTTATCGGCGGACATCTGGTGAATGCTCTTTTGAAGAATGGTGTCAATGTAGTACGCGCTGTAGATATAAAGCCGCTCGACGAGTGGTACCAGAAGTCAAAGGACGTCGAAAACCTGGTCCTGGACCTTCGCGAAAAGGACAACTGTTATCAAGCGGCCAAGGGAACCCAGGTAGTTTTCCAACTGGCAGCAGACATGGGTGGAATGGGCTTTATTGAGAACAATAAAGCGTTGTGCATGCTGAGTGTTCTGACCAATACGCATATGCTGATGGCGGCAAGGGATTCCGGCGTCGAGCGCTTCTTTTATTCTTCCTCAGCATGTGTTTATAACGGTGAAAAACAGAAGACCCCGGATGTGGCGCCGCTGAAGGAAGAGGATGCCTATCCTGCGCTGCCTGAAGACGGCTATGGCTGGGAAAAACTTTTCAGTGAGCGCATGTGCCGTCACTTTCGAGAAGACTTCGGTCTTCAGACCCGCGTTGCACGCTATCACAATGTCTATGGTCCCTTCGGAACGTATGACGGCGGGCGCGAAAAGGCCCCGGCAGCGATTTGCAGAAAAGTCATTCAGGCAAAGATGTCAGGGAAACACGAGATAGAAATTTGGGGAGACGGGACCCAGACGCGCAGTTTTATGTACGTGGATGACTGCACCAAAGGGACCCAGGCCATCCTTGAAAGTGATGATATTCTTGAGCCCATTAATCTGGGCAGCAGTGAATTAGTCACGATCAATCAGCTTGTAGATATTGTCGAAGAGATTGCCGGAGTAAAACTCCAGCGTAAATACAAGCTGGATGCCCCAAAGGGCGTTAACGGACGCAACAGTGATAATACGAAAATTCTGAAGTATCTGGGGTGGGAGCCTTCCATTCGCTTGCGTGATGGAATGCAAAAGACCTACGAATGGATTGAAAGCCAGATGCTGGCCACGGTCGGCCGTTAA
- a CDS encoding glycosyltransferase family 4 protein, with amino-acid sequence MKVLLISNYPPDAQESMLRYADMLEHALRSRGVMVETVFPPPVLGRPSWLHGPWKKWAGYLDKYIFAFPYLRKKAAAVDVIHICDHSNAMYLKCAGKKPCLITCHDLIAVFSARGKYPGVRVGKMGRLLQNWIAGSLMQAKNIVCVSQKTLQDVKELCAHAPQNLEVIYHPLHWKYAPASREAIEAEKAKCGLTVHDEYFFHVGNNHWYKNRLGVMRIFSELRKFPRFQNARLVLAGKPWTREMRDFAQRMDLLDALVERVDISNEELQALYSGAVALLFPSLEEGFGWPLLEAQACGCPVITSNRPPMTEIAGTAAIYIDPELPEQAAEVIDKNADDFRDLRSRGFENLRRFAFDPSMDRYLDLYHRLIQANA; translated from the coding sequence ATGAAAGTCCTGCTCATTTCCAATTATCCGCCAGACGCCCAGGAGAGCATGTTGCGCTATGCAGATATGCTGGAGCATGCACTTCGCAGTCGGGGCGTCATGGTTGAGACGGTCTTTCCACCGCCGGTTTTGGGCCGGCCTTCCTGGCTGCACGGGCCCTGGAAGAAGTGGGCCGGATATCTGGACAAATATATCTTTGCTTTTCCCTATTTGCGAAAAAAGGCCGCTGCTGTGGACGTGATCCACATTTGTGACCACTCCAATGCAATGTATCTCAAGTGTGCTGGGAAAAAACCTTGCCTGATTACGTGTCATGACCTGATTGCGGTTTTTTCTGCACGCGGCAAATATCCTGGAGTTCGTGTAGGAAAAATGGGCCGCCTTTTGCAAAATTGGATCGCAGGCAGCCTCATGCAGGCAAAAAACATTGTGTGTGTTTCGCAGAAAACCCTACAGGATGTAAAGGAGCTGTGTGCGCATGCGCCACAGAATTTAGAAGTCATCTATCACCCGCTTCACTGGAAATATGCTCCGGCGAGCAGGGAAGCGATTGAGGCCGAAAAAGCCAAGTGTGGTCTCACTGTGCACGACGAGTATTTCTTTCATGTGGGTAATAATCACTGGTACAAGAACCGACTGGGGGTGATGCGCATTTTTTCTGAATTGCGAAAATTTCCGCGGTTTCAGAATGCGAGACTCGTTTTGGCAGGGAAGCCATGGACTAGAGAAATGCGCGATTTCGCGCAGAGAATGGATCTGCTCGACGCCCTAGTGGAGCGAGTTGACATATCGAATGAAGAGCTGCAGGCCCTGTACTCCGGAGCTGTCGCGCTGCTGTTCCCCTCGCTGGAGGAAGGCTTTGGCTGGCCGCTTCTGGAGGCCCAAGCTTGCGGATGTCCCGTCATCACCAGCAATCGTCCTCCCATGACGGAGATTGCTGGTACAGCGGCCATCTATATTGACCCTGAACTGCCCGAGCAGGCCGCAGAGGTGATTGATAAAAATGCCGACGATTTCAGGGACCTGAGAAGCAGGGGATTTGAGAACCTTCGCCGCTTTGCATTTGACCCGAGCATGGACCGTTATCTCGACCTGTACCACCGTTTAATACAAGCAAACGCTTGA
- a CDS encoding alpha-amylase family glycosyl hydrolase yields MLLRKCVLAALALAFSISSPLLAQDVAKCEEGQGSAPCIDRIDPPNWWAEMPAPMLLLHGVHLDHAHFLLEGTHIGLTKKQVSENGHWAFLWLDTQGSPVQKLRIVAESTSGHAEKTFELMQRRPSSAGFQGIAPKDVIYLIMTDRFADGDPSNDSIGGDDGGRGAPRGWHGGDFKGIEEHLDYLQHLGVTTLWLTPIESNAGMKDSYHGYGATDLYATDPHFGSIDDYLDLVKALHARGMKIMMDVVPNHVGAAILWVKDPPAPEWFHGTPAHHTHPVSPFRYLPDPHAAPLDASNIVTGWFTDSLPDLNQENPLVEKYLIQNAIWWIEMAGIDGLREDTFPYVGRQFWSDFHHEIHTLYPMIKTVGEIFHADPDITAYFAGGVTRAGIDTGLDTPFDFPTYFSLRDVLLHGKPMNALEESLGRDWLYPHPERLVTFLGNHDTKRFLSEPGASLAKLKTAFGLLATLRGIPQIYSGDEIAMLGGDDPDNRRDFPGGFPGDTNNAFIQAGRTAEQQEVYAWVQGLLHLRSDNAALTQGAQQNIFADDTVLAFVRGMRLDSGCKSGEDRVLVVAGKNDLTRRISLTTTQTALQGCEHYSQMYPAVPSQFHVTANTVTFELPPNGFLIFRSTEK; encoded by the coding sequence ATGCTGCTGCGGAAGTGTGTGCTGGCTGCTCTGGCCCTGGCTTTTTCTATTTCCAGCCCTTTGCTGGCCCAGGATGTGGCAAAGTGCGAAGAGGGGCAAGGCTCTGCTCCCTGCATCGACAGAATTGACCCGCCAAACTGGTGGGCAGAAATGCCCGCACCCATGCTTCTGCTGCATGGAGTACACCTCGATCATGCGCACTTTCTTTTAGAGGGGACGCATATTGGGCTGACAAAGAAACAAGTTTCAGAAAATGGCCACTGGGCCTTTCTCTGGTTGGATACGCAGGGCTCTCCCGTGCAAAAACTCAGAATCGTGGCTGAATCCACATCCGGACATGCGGAAAAGACATTCGAGTTGATGCAGCGTAGACCCTCCTCGGCCGGGTTCCAGGGCATTGCCCCAAAAGATGTCATTTACTTGATTATGACCGACCGTTTTGCTGACGGCGATCCATCCAATGACAGCATCGGCGGTGACGATGGAGGCCGCGGGGCGCCGCGCGGCTGGCATGGCGGTGACTTCAAGGGCATCGAAGAGCACCTGGATTATCTTCAACATCTGGGTGTTACCACCCTCTGGCTGACGCCTATTGAAAGCAATGCTGGAATGAAAGACTCATACCATGGGTACGGGGCCACAGACTTGTACGCCACCGACCCGCATTTTGGCTCCATCGACGATTATCTGGACTTGGTGAAGGCGCTGCACGCCAGGGGGATGAAGATCATGATGGATGTGGTGCCAAACCACGTAGGGGCCGCAATTTTGTGGGTGAAAGACCCTCCTGCGCCTGAGTGGTTCCACGGCACGCCTGCACACCATACACATCCTGTATCGCCTTTTCGCTACCTGCCCGATCCACATGCGGCACCGCTCGATGCATCCAACATCGTTACAGGATGGTTCACAGATTCGCTGCCTGACCTGAACCAGGAGAACCCACTCGTAGAAAAATATCTGATTCAGAATGCAATCTGGTGGATTGAAATGGCAGGCATTGACGGCCTTCGGGAAGACACCTTCCCTTATGTAGGAAGGCAGTTCTGGTCAGACTTTCATCACGAGATCCACACGCTCTATCCGATGATAAAGACGGTAGGTGAAATCTTTCATGCAGACCCTGACATTACCGCTTACTTTGCTGGAGGAGTCACTCGTGCTGGCATCGATACAGGGCTGGATACGCCCTTCGATTTTCCCACATACTTCTCGCTGCGGGACGTGCTGCTGCACGGCAAGCCCATGAATGCGCTCGAAGAGTCTCTGGGACGGGACTGGCTTTATCCGCACCCGGAACGTCTGGTGACTTTTCTGGGAAATCATGACACGAAGCGTTTTCTCTCAGAGCCCGGAGCAAGCCTGGCCAAACTGAAGACAGCATTCGGCCTGCTGGCCACTTTGCGCGGAATACCGCAGATCTACAGCGGTGACGAGATCGCCATGCTCGGCGGCGATGATCCGGACAACCGCAGAGACTTTCCCGGCGGGTTTCCTGGAGACACAAATAATGCATTCATTCAGGCTGGACGCACCGCCGAACAACAGGAGGTCTACGCATGGGTGCAGGGACTGCTTCACCTTCGCTCAGATAATGCGGCCCTTACGCAAGGAGCGCAGCAAAATATCTTTGCCGACGATACCGTGCTAGCGTTTGTGCGCGGAATGCGTCTGGACTCCGGATGCAAATCGGGCGAAGATCGAGTGCTGGTAGTGGCAGGAAAGAATGATTTGACAAGACGAATTTCGCTCACCACTACACAGACTGCGCTCCAGGGTTGTGAACACTACAGCCAAATGTACCCCGCAGTACCGTCCCAATTCCATGTGACAGCAAACACCGTGACCTTTGAGCTTCCGCCAAACGGATTTCTTATTTTTCGGTCCACCGAAAAATGA